A genomic region of Erythrobacter sp. SCSIO 43205 contains the following coding sequences:
- a CDS encoding lipopolysaccharide biosynthesis protein — protein MTRPLASLLTIPFLLDKLGSAGLGVWMIALSLMGLMSTLNSGLSITLVTRASRANDDTSVEATESLSVTATIIALITAAVLLTVCLPPVLLIDWTTLLALESAAQGREVKELLVALTAIMALGFVAAVPKQIMLGRLHGFVSHAIDIVALVTGAIALIVCLLQDFPLWALAVVFMGPAAVMGILGGIAYLRHQRIRYFVPSRFQRDVFRSLGEDSYKMVGYHAAYSVSSQTDIFLIGALAGAQASAIYGVAQRVFSLPIMFALAVTNAQWPALAKADAAGDYASFDRILRSTLKALAAFGFVIALAIALAYPNILLLWLGRDLNTDTMLIVGQAIWIPLAIIVTLYDISFRARDETGFLAKHMIMMAVVNIVCSLALVQTIGYAGAIWGTIIGYAVVLFIPYLYRHKQLCAARHFPKESL, from the coding sequence ATGACCCGCCCACTCGCTTCGCTGCTTACGATCCCGTTCCTTTTGGATAAGCTTGGTTCGGCCGGCCTGGGTGTGTGGATGATCGCACTGTCCCTGATGGGATTGATGTCAACGTTGAATAGCGGCCTGTCGATCACACTGGTCACTCGGGCAAGTCGGGCAAATGATGACACTTCTGTCGAGGCAACAGAAAGCTTGTCTGTTACCGCGACCATCATCGCATTAATTACGGCTGCTGTATTGTTAACGGTGTGTTTGCCGCCGGTTCTTTTGATCGACTGGACGACGCTTCTGGCGCTGGAAAGTGCAGCGCAAGGCCGGGAAGTCAAAGAGTTGTTGGTAGCTTTGACCGCTATCATGGCTTTGGGGTTTGTCGCGGCTGTTCCCAAACAGATCATGTTAGGGCGCCTGCACGGCTTTGTTTCGCATGCAATCGATATCGTTGCATTGGTAACGGGGGCTATCGCACTTATAGTCTGCTTGCTCCAAGATTTCCCCCTCTGGGCCTTGGCGGTTGTCTTTATGGGACCCGCTGCAGTGATGGGGATTTTGGGTGGCATCGCATATTTGCGGCACCAGAGAATTCGCTATTTCGTGCCGAGCAGGTTCCAGCGCGATGTCTTTCGTTCCCTTGGTGAAGACAGCTACAAGATGGTCGGCTATCACGCGGCCTATTCAGTTTCCTCTCAAACAGATATCTTTCTAATCGGCGCGCTAGCCGGCGCTCAAGCGAGTGCGATCTATGGGGTGGCCCAAAGGGTTTTTTCGCTTCCAATCATGTTTGCTCTCGCAGTGACAAATGCTCAGTGGCCGGCGCTGGCGAAAGCGGATGCTGCGGGCGATTATGCAAGTTTTGACCGCATCCTACGGTCTACCTTAAAAGCTTTGGCTGCATTCGGGTTCGTAATTGCGCTGGCGATTGCTCTTGCTTATCCGAATATTCTGCTGCTGTGGCTGGGCCGCGATCTGAATACGGACACAATGTTGATCGTCGGACAAGCGATTTGGATTCCTTTGGCCATCATTGTGACGCTTTATGACATCAGCTTCCGCGCCCGCGACGAGACTGGCTTTCTTGCGAAACATATGATCATGATGGCTGTCGTAAACATCGTTTGCAGCTTGGCGCTGGTTCAGACAATCGGGTATGCTGGCGCCATCTGGGGAACGATCATCGGATACGCTGTGGTCTTGTTTATTCCTTATCTGTACCGCCACAAGCAACTTTGCGCTGCGCGTCACTTCCCGAAGGAGTCTTTGTGA
- a CDS encoding FkbM family methyltransferase — MRDFRRAPLIAAEIEDDRMAELRHLLTISESQFLQDVFAALTHGGKRNGYFVEVGVGSGRDISNTYMLEKHFDWDGLLVEPNRASHETIRQQRSAQLDLRAAAKTSGNVVTFEEYVGHGVHSRVVGAGVGHELNEVEKRTYDVETISLTDLFVEKGVPEVVDFMSLDTEGGEADILRGLDMNKYTVGVIAVEHNLDAATQADLDLVLMPQGFRKVLPHVSAVDAWYVHDSVKADGCSWGV, encoded by the coding sequence GTGCGGGATTTTCGTCGCGCTCCACTGATCGCAGCAGAGATTGAAGATGACCGCATGGCCGAGCTTCGCCACCTGCTGACGATATCCGAATCCCAATTCCTGCAAGACGTATTTGCCGCGCTAACCCATGGTGGAAAGCGCAACGGCTATTTCGTTGAAGTGGGCGTGGGATCGGGGCGCGATATTTCAAACACTTACATGCTCGAAAAGCATTTCGACTGGGACGGATTGTTGGTCGAGCCCAATCGCGCTTCGCACGAGACGATCCGGCAGCAGCGTTCCGCACAACTTGATCTAAGAGCTGCCGCGAAGACTTCGGGCAATGTCGTGACTTTCGAAGAATATGTCGGGCATGGCGTCCATTCCCGTGTTGTCGGTGCCGGTGTCGGGCACGAGCTGAACGAGGTAGAGAAACGCACATACGACGTTGAGACGATTTCTCTGACAGACCTGTTTGTCGAGAAGGGCGTTCCGGAAGTGGTCGACTTCATGTCGCTCGATACCGAGGGTGGCGAGGCTGACATCCTGCGAGGGCTCGACATGAACAAGTACACCGTCGGAGTGATCGCGGTCGAGCACAATCTGGACGCAGCAACACAGGCTGATCTTGACTTGGTCCTGATGCCTCAGGGCTTCCGCAAAGTGCTGCCCCATGTTTCGGCCGTCGATGCATGGTACGTCCACGATTCGGTCAAAGCCGATGGATGTTCGTGGGGGGTATGA
- a CDS encoding glycosyltransferase family 2 protein, which produces MKVSVIMPSFNQGEFVERAIESVLAQEGVDAEIIFVDGGSTDDTMTKVEQYRGQLARIISEPDEGQSDALGKGFALATGDFLTWLNTDDLLLPGALSDLAQCSTLNPDCQWFLGNSLWVDVDDRILDARRGEPYRSIGPRTGLLTAAGPSAFFSKAAYDAVGGINKSLHYKMDTELWWRFILAGLPFGRLQHYTWALRLHAGAKVSGSLFLDRNDPKAIAAARAQANEAMHIKRLIACAQIGIGDTGRWTASKAQRVLSAGFWRSLVEARRWRGKTVVSVFGSTSLS; this is translated from the coding sequence TTGAAGGTTTCAGTCATTATGCCTTCGTTCAATCAGGGCGAGTTCGTTGAACGAGCTATTGAATCGGTGCTTGCACAAGAAGGTGTCGATGCTGAAATCATCTTCGTCGATGGCGGCAGCACAGACGATACGATGACCAAAGTTGAGCAGTATCGTGGTCAACTCGCTCGCATAATTTCGGAGCCTGACGAGGGACAGAGTGACGCACTTGGCAAAGGCTTTGCTCTTGCTACCGGTGATTTTCTCACCTGGCTGAATACAGACGATCTTTTGCTGCCCGGCGCTCTGTCCGACCTTGCACAATGCTCTACACTGAATCCCGATTGTCAGTGGTTTCTGGGAAATTCTTTGTGGGTCGATGTCGATGATCGCATCCTCGATGCACGAAGAGGGGAGCCTTATCGGAGCATTGGCCCACGCACTGGACTACTGACTGCTGCGGGACCTTCGGCGTTTTTCTCCAAAGCTGCTTACGACGCGGTTGGCGGAATAAACAAATCGCTTCATTACAAGATGGACACCGAATTGTGGTGGAGGTTTATTTTGGCTGGGCTGCCCTTCGGCAGGCTTCAACACTACACTTGGGCGCTACGCCTTCATGCCGGCGCGAAAGTGTCGGGCAGCCTGTTCTTGGATCGAAATGATCCAAAGGCAATTGCGGCTGCGCGCGCTCAAGCCAACGAGGCTATGCACATCAAGAGGCTTATCGCTTGTGCCCAAATCGGTATTGGCGACACTGGACGCTGGACTGCATCGAAAGCTCAGCGAGTGCTTTCTGCAGGGTTTTGGCGAAGTTTAGTGGAGGCCCGTCGTTGGAGGGGGAAAACAGTAGTTAGCGTTTTCGGAAGCACCTCACTTAGTTAG
- a CDS encoding DapH/DapD/GlmU-related protein, translating to MWGGGGVTIGNRVFIASHVALTLLTHDADADDLASTSIGRTIVIGDNVWIRAGAKILPGVRLGEGRIIGAGAVVTADVASRTVVTGVPC from the coding sequence ATGTGGGGCGGCGGTGGTGTGACCATAGGCAACAGGGTGTTCATCGCTAGCCACGTAGCGCTCACCTTGTTGACCCATGATGCTGATGCAGATGATTTAGCAAGCACTTCTATTGGGCGCACGATCGTTATCGGAGATAATGTCTGGATTAGGGCTGGCGCAAAAATCCTACCCGGCGTCCGCTTGGGAGAAGGGCGCATCATAGGGGCAGGTGCCGTAGTTACAGCGGATGTGGCATCTCGGACTGTAGTTACTGGTGTCCCTTGCTAG
- a CDS encoding FkbM family methyltransferase: protein MRTHKLKSFFEATLGNKFWLEPSSDLDMVRGFVRSLTPVDIGIDLIRIGSDTDGGYLVPDDLDGIEACLSPGVSTEVGFDLVMAEAGLHVVMADASVSGPPVSHERFHFFQKFLAVHEDERNMRFDSLVTEASKHTAGDLLLQMDIEGAEYAVLLDASDEALQRCRIILLECHNLTCLFGRQNSQIITATFQKLLRHFNIVHLHPNNVCPPTVRDDVAIPPVMEFSLVRKDRGKAPQPNGGVFPHPLDRDNVPSLPPLVLPESWQ from the coding sequence ATGCGAACACACAAGCTGAAGTCGTTTTTTGAAGCGACTTTAGGTAACAAGTTCTGGCTCGAGCCTTCTTCCGACCTGGATATGGTTCGTGGATTTGTAAGATCGCTGACACCTGTCGACATCGGCATCGACCTTATCCGGATCGGTTCTGACACAGACGGCGGTTACTTGGTGCCCGATGATCTTGATGGGATCGAGGCATGTCTCTCTCCGGGCGTTTCGACTGAAGTGGGTTTTGACCTTGTAATGGCTGAGGCGGGCCTTCACGTGGTGATGGCTGATGCATCAGTGAGCGGCCCCCCTGTGTCCCATGAACGATTTCACTTCTTTCAGAAGTTCCTTGCCGTTCATGAAGATGAGCGCAACATGCGCTTTGATAGCCTTGTCACCGAAGCGTCTAAACACACCGCTGGCGATCTCTTGCTGCAGATGGATATTGAGGGTGCCGAATATGCCGTGCTCCTCGATGCAAGCGATGAAGCTCTGCAGAGATGTCGAATTATCCTACTAGAGTGCCATAACCTGACTTGCCTCTTTGGACGCCAGAACTCGCAAATCATCACCGCAACTTTTCAAAAATTATTACGCCACTTCAATATAGTCCACCTACACCCCAACAACGTTTGCCCGCCAACCGTAAGGGATGATGTTGCGATCCCGCCAGTCATGGAATTTTCTCTCGTCCGAAAGGATCGTGGAAAGGCGCCTCAACCGAACGGTGGTGTCTTCCCTCACCCGTTAGACCGGGACAACGTCCCTTCGTTGCCGCCGTTGGTACTTCCGGAAAGCTGGCAATGA
- a CDS encoding glycosyltransferase family 4 protein → MKGVQFWAHSFCRSTLALYDELGKRFGVPYRICLGRSGLGLREEIGFDPDEFARLELVELDGSSEVALNALDERKEWHQFFGTYQDVPHVQAALAQAIKEECIVGIGSEAPCNLFEPGGKRIAKALYTPTLARQRVAHVVKYADFILNWSGDGAEPLRQLGWDSDKIIPFGYFPPPLQGSTFTPRDEKHHKDFHILCSGNMTWHRGQDVLMDALVLLKRWGVPVRATFTSKGPLAEGLQAIAKKHDLACDFPGFVSMPELIELYQSCSVFAALGRAEPWGMRVNDALLCGAPLLISTGMGAVKLANDYGYGLSFRSDDAYDLAWRIRELAADGTMYRRINQNLAENHTAILPEEAADRAVSTLLTHCPNWQPAGSR, encoded by the coding sequence ATGAAAGGCGTGCAATTCTGGGCGCACAGCTTCTGCCGGTCGACGCTTGCGCTGTACGATGAGCTGGGCAAACGATTTGGCGTGCCTTACAGGATTTGTCTTGGTCGTTCCGGCCTAGGCTTGCGTGAGGAAATCGGGTTTGATCCCGATGAATTCGCCCGGCTCGAATTGGTGGAACTTGATGGTTCATCCGAAGTCGCACTGAACGCGCTGGATGAACGTAAGGAATGGCATCAGTTCTTTGGGACTTATCAGGATGTCCCGCATGTTCAGGCTGCGTTGGCGCAAGCGATCAAGGAGGAGTGCATCGTCGGCATCGGTTCCGAGGCACCGTGCAACCTGTTCGAGCCGGGGGGCAAGCGGATTGCGAAAGCTCTCTATACCCCGACGCTCGCAAGACAACGTGTTGCGCATGTGGTCAAATATGCCGATTTTATTCTGAACTGGTCGGGCGATGGGGCCGAGCCGCTGCGCCAACTGGGCTGGGATTCAGACAAGATTATCCCGTTCGGATATTTCCCTCCGCCCCTGCAGGGATCGACATTCACGCCGCGCGATGAAAAGCATCACAAGGATTTTCATATCCTTTGTTCGGGCAACATGACCTGGCACCGCGGTCAGGACGTTCTGATGGATGCGTTGGTGCTTCTGAAGCGTTGGGGCGTGCCGGTGCGCGCGACCTTTACGTCGAAAGGTCCTCTTGCCGAGGGATTGCAGGCCATCGCCAAAAAGCACGATCTCGCCTGCGATTTTCCGGGATTCGTGTCGATGCCAGAGCTCATCGAGCTGTATCAGTCATGTTCGGTTTTCGCCGCCCTGGGACGCGCAGAGCCGTGGGGTATGCGGGTGAATGACGCCTTGCTCTGCGGTGCACCCCTTTTGATCAGCACGGGCATGGGTGCGGTCAAGCTTGCAAACGATTACGGCTACGGACTCAGTTTCCGCTCGGACGACGCATATGACCTCGCATGGCGAATCCGCGAACTGGCAGCCGACGGAACCATGTATCGCAGGATCAACCAGAACCTGGCCGAAAATCACACGGCCATTTTGCCCGAGGAAGCTGCCGATCGAGCGGTCAGCACCTTGTTGACGCATTGTCCTAACTGGCAGCCGGCTGGATCGCGATGA